TTAACCAGAAAAATCAATctctttaaaactgttttgaaGTTATTATTCTTTAGTCTATGTTGCCTGTAATATTGTAGCATTTACTGTAGAGTTATTTGAAATGGTTTCTTTGGCAAAAGCACATACATCTTTgaaaccatttttatttcagaagaaaacagataattaaaaaacactgacCTACAGTATCTTTAGAATACAGGATTGCTACTCactctattttttatttgccatGATACAGTGCCAGGGGTACCAGGGCAACGTCTTCGCTCCCACTGCAGCTCCACTATGCCTCTTGTCTGGAGGAGGCTGGCACACACCTCCCTCATAGTCCGTGACACCAGAGACAGCTGGCACAGGCTGAAACTGTCGAGGAACCCAGCTATATGCCACAATATCTCAATGGGAAGCCCACTAAGTTGGTCCGAATGGAAGTCAACAGGAATGTTTGCCCCTGGGCAAGGCTGAACCCCAAAGGACCTGAGGTGCCTGTCATGAACCACTTTGGCCCCCTGGGTGGATGGGTAAAACCTTCGCTGAGAGAATGTGCAGCCATAGTATGCCAGCGGGCAGCGGTGCTCCATCCAACCATTGAGACCAGCGTGAATGTCACCATGGACATTTATGAAATGGGAAGAAAACTGGTCCCTGCGCAATGACTGACCACAGACGAAAGGGAACATATGCTGGTAGCGAGGGTTACGAGGGAGGTATCGGTTATGTGGGACTGCCTCTACCTCCAGGGCTTCCAGAACAAGGCAGAGACGGAGAGTGCGGAAAGGGCTGGGGTAGGAGAGCTGGGGGGCCGCATGGTCACAGGCAGATGCAGAAGCTATGTCCCCCACTCTAGTGTTGGTAACCAAGATGGCTGCAGGGAAAGTGAAAGTCTGTGTGCCAAAGTCAACACGGTAGCCATCAACATAGACTTTGTCAGAGATCCTTCTGCACTCTCTAGACTCCTCTAAACAAAAGAACAGCGCTGCTGTGATCAGATCAATTTCTCCCAGACCCATGGGGTCTTCATCCTGCACCAAATCTGAGGTATCTACTGCCTTGTCCTCCATTTTCGGTCGCAATCTATACAGTGACCTGTCTGGGAAGTAACCTATCCGTCCATTAGGTAATGAACATTGGCCTTGGCCCCTATAAAAGTTGTAGTTGTGAAACTTATGATCATGCCCATGGTTTTCTAAAAGAGCTAGCCCCCTGTCTTCCAGCACCACATGACCAGCCCTCTGTGCCACTCCCTGTCTGACATGCAGCGGAGATGCCATTTGAGGGAGGACTGGGTCCTGAGAAACCCCAGCGTTCAGGTCATCTTGAACCTCAACAGGAAAGGCCTCCATTGCTCCTGATAATGGTctatttgctgtttttaaaatatttggatCTGTTCCGTTCAAAGCCCCATTTCCTATCAAACAGCTAGAACAGACACTTAGAACCTCCATGTCTTTTTTAGTTAAACCATCAGCGGCTACTGGTGTTTTAATTTCCAGTTCATTCTTAGGGTCGCAATTGTTACTCAATGTACTCATCTGAGTAGCAGCTCCACTGTTCACACACTCTGTGCTGCTGTCAACAGAGGTGGCATTGCTAACAAAGTCCAAAGCAGCAGCTAAGCTTCTTGCAGTCTCCACTGTGGCCTCGTAGAGTTTACTGAAATGCTCCTCATTCAAGCCATTAATTCCACTGGCAATTCTCTCCTTTGCCAAATCTGACGGGGAAGGTTGTGGGTGGTGTGAGGATGATGACTTGGAGGCCTCAGGGGCGGATGTAGGCAAAGATGAGCCTGTTTCCCTGTTTTCCTTACTAACAGGGACAAGCTGCTCTCCTTCTGCAGTAGGTGCCATGGCAATAACTTTTAGGGACTCAAGTAGTGTACGCTGGTCCTGAAGAGCAAGTGCCATGTCTagctgctccacctcctccactcCACGGCTCAGGCTTTCATAGGAAGTATAGTCCAGGCAGCTAACGGGCCATCTGTTCCACTCCATAGTGCAGCACACCACTCCAGCTGGACACACTTCAAGGTGAGCATACATTTGGTTACGCACCAGGTTGGCGGGACAGCCATAGTTTCTGTTTAGGCAGGGGACCCTCATCAGTGGGCACATAAGGTGGTGCTCATCAACTTTGCAGGAATGAAATACAGCCCCACACACTAAAGCACAGCTCATAAGATCACAAGAAATGTCTGGTTGAGTTCTAAAGTTGCATCTCTGATTAAAGCAGGACATGCAGTGAACATGGTCTTCCTCCATCTTCAGACTCAGGGGGTGAAAAGAATCGAGTGTGACTGAGAAAATCCACTGTCCTGCCAAACAAGCAGAAAGAGCAAATATTGTCAGTATTTAAGAGATGAGATAAGACAACAAAACAGAGAGCATGGTTTCAATGTGTTGTGTCGGATCTTCTGTTACATATATGGTTTGGTGTAGGACCAGGCCTTTTACCCCACTTTTATCCCCTATATTTACTTCAGACCACCAGATGTCAGTCATAGTGCTTGTTGAGATCTGACCCCAGAGTTTAAATTTTTAAAAGGACACTTAAGTTTTAAGTATTTACAGACACATCTTTCCTTTCTTACAATAGAGGGGTTTaagacattttcagaaaaaccttgaaaaataaaaacattgtgaaagTAAATTGCCTGAATTGAATTTTGATTGATGTCTGATTGTGTACAGAGCGCATGTGGGATTTCCTCTCAGTAGTATGAAAGGGCAACGCTTAATGAGTTCTTAGTATGAAATCAATTAACTATAAAGATAAATTACAGTGCCATTAATGCAGGTACTGTAACAACAGAAGTGAAGTGTACCTGAAAATCTCGAACACACAGAAAGGCCCATTTCTTTCAATACATCTAACATGGTTGCAATTGTATTTTGATTGTGTAGACAGAGAACTGAAAAATGTCAAGTTCTGCAACTGAAAAGCACATCTACGGTGCTACTGCTGAAATAACACAGAAACTATCTTTCTGTTTCCATAATCACTTTATCAAATAATACAGTGATGGAATTTATATGCTGACACTAAATGAACGTTAACTAGTCACTAAGCCATTAAAGCATACATGTGTGTCTTAACTAAATCCTTAATGGCTGTACAAATGTAGCATGCAACTGTTTGGATTTCAAAGTGAATCAGGCTAACATTACTTAACAAGTAGCAAATCAGAGAGCACAAACAGATGGAAACCGAGATAGCTTCCTACCAGGAAGACACAGTAAGTCAATTGTAACTAGCTTCACAGTTAGACCTTAAGTTTACTTGCAACAATCAGCACAGAACTAAAGGAACCGGCGATTAAAAGATAAGCTTTATAAACAATTTACAATAATGTTGTATTACACCGTACCTGttgtcaacatttcttttgttgttaaaccaacttgattttaaaacaatggCAAGCTAGCTATCTTAGCCGGCTAATGTTGGCTAATAACAGCTCGGAAGTTCACAACAAGCTAACAgagagctaatgttagcatgcgATTAGTTCCTCACCTTATCGTTGTGTGGGTAGAAAAATGTATGCTGAGATGTGTAGTGTTGTTACATATGAATTCAACTAGCTGTTGCTGTATTTACTTCTCCTCAGAAAATGCTAATGACAATGCTAACTACAATCCTTGTCATCTagccccttttttttctgttcaaaacTTTATTGACCAAGATGTTGAGCcgtttacattttctttcaaaggaCTGATGGCTCATATCAACACAAAAAAGAACaccattttattaaatacatagaCATCGAACCGctttgccatttaaaaaaggcaattattttaaatctggAAGGTATGAGTTGTCAATAAAACGGTGTATAAAGTGTTAATAAAGTAAACCTATCCACCAATAAGATCAAATAATTATCCTCTGGCTCCTCGTATACAATTATTTCCTTCACCTAACAGTTAAAAATAGTGCTTTTCATTAAAATGAGTTATACAAATCTGAATtgcatttcagatgtttttgaGCAGTTCATTTCGACTTGGTCTACTGAATCCTGCTTTACCAATATTCAACATACACTGAAGTAAATGtttcaattatatttaattgtataaataaaagtcagataaatcattttttgtacACCTGATTATATTGctctaaatgtctttatttgtttcttgaaaaacaacaaacatgcagTAACCAGTAATAACCACGAGATGTCAGTGTCCTCTTATTGTGGCGAAGCAGCCTCCTGGCTGGTAGTGGTTGGATTTCTGTCGGTAACTGAGGGAAATGCCACTTTTGGAGGTCGGGGTCACCTACAAAACAGCACCCCTGGAGCTGGGAGGGCTGACTCATGGACACATCAGCAGGACAGTGCTTAGTAATACTGAATACACTTGTCATGAGGTGTTGAAACAAACCCATGCAGTCAGTCGGACCATCACCATTTACATGATCTAAAAAGTAATAAGATAAAATGAGGTCTGAATTCgtaatgatttttaaaataaatctttatacATAAAGCTAATAAAGCAGTTTCCAACTTACAACTTACAATAACTGTGTTGTGTGGATTTTGCATAAACACAGAATATGCAGTCTGTTTTTAATGTGAGAATATTGCATATTTGATTTTCCACAAGACACAGAATAATGTTATTGACATTATTGTTTTACTgcttcatatacagtatgtttgcttCATTTTATGAATGGCCTTCTTAAAGTTGCCAGGCAACTATAAAACAATCAATACTTTAATCCTTATGTTAAGGCTAGCATTGAAAGTAGGACAACAGACAACTAGAAGGTCTAAAACTAAACATCTATACTAACCTGCGTTCAACCCACGCAGACAGCAGTCCTAGAATAAACCGAGTACCGCTGTCACCCTTTGCCCTGAAGTGTGGCTGCAGCATCCAAGTAGTCTCTGCTTCCCAACATGTCACTTTTATTCAGGTTCAATATCAGATGCTGCCTCCTGAACCCCCGGGCACCAGCAGTGGCAGTGTCATTGCGACTCTTTTATAAGTTTATTTGTGATTTATACCGCCTGGCATGAGTCACGACAGGACCCTACCAAGTGAACTGCATGTCCTCCGGGAGCAAGTCCTGTCTTTGCCTGGACTCATCCAGTCTTCATCACTGATGGGCGGATTAGTTTCAGAACTTAACATTTAGAACTAGTACAGTGGGTGTAAACTCCTGGTCTTGGGCAAACAATCACTTATTtggcttacacaaaatataaaatgtaatttctgttTCAATGAAATAGGTGTTTGTCTCATGTCTAAATCTGTTTATGCCTGCTTAAATGCCATCAATGACCTTCATTCAAACGCTAGATGGCGCAATGCAAACTTTGACTGACTGCTGTCCATGGTGCCAAAAACATCCGTTGTGGGAGTCAACTCAAAGACTGAACATATCATATTTTAATTACGAAGAACAGAGGTTCACCATGTCTGCGTGTTGTTAGTGCTTGTCAGTTTAAAATCGTATGAACTCCCTGCAGTTATTGGGAGCTGTCATATAATGAAATGGTCGCTAGCGCCTGAGTAAGACCCTATATCTCTGTCCTTCTCAAAATACCAGAATTATTGATACATTCAATTATTAAGTTTAAGCAGCGTTTTATGATGGgacatataaaatatatcttgCTTAGAAGCTCAATTGCTCCACTGATGCGGTGTACTATACGTGGCAGCATATTTGTAGGTAAGTTTAGCTCTGATAAAACATTACCCGTCttaatgcatgttttaataAGCACTACACATGTCCGAATGCAAGACACGCAAGCATTTGAGGCAAATACTGAAAAGGCGATTGTTAAAACTTCCgagttgagagagagagagagagagggagagggagagggagagggagagggagagggagagggagagggagagagagagagagagagagagagagagagagggagacagagggactCAAGTGATACAGCCGAGGACTACGCGCTACAGAAGACGGACGAAGGCATGTCTCCAGGATTCAGGTAAGTTTTGATGCAACagactaaaaacaaaaaagcagccTAAACTATGAACAttgtaaatagaaaaaaagatatGTAGACAATAGGTTCATCGAGGCATTTGGGAAAATACAATGATCTTGTGCTTCCTACTGCTTTATTATCATGCATTTAGTGTTATTGTTACCATGAATTATTATAGTATTATTATCATCAATAAATGCTTGGCTACCTTAGGTTGCACGGCAGAAACGAAGAATGTAAGGGGCGTTTGAAATCAAAATAACCTAGGCTGTCTTTTAACCATTCTTATGTAGAATCCAAATAGGTGGTGGCAATGAAAACATGTAGTCTCGgatttatttatccatttattttatttatttatagactCTAGCTGAGTCAAATCGTGAGGGATGCCTGTGAGGATGACGAACCTGGGCAACAGTCCCAAAGACGTCCTTGTAATGTGTTTGGAAAGCACGCTGTCCACGGTGCTGAAAGCTGTCTGCATGATTTTCTCAATTGACAGCGAGCACAGCACTTTCAGCCCTGGTACAAAGTGTAAAGAATCGATTGTTTGAGACATGTAAGAGTACCTCCCTGCTCCTTCCAGAGCTAACCACCTGCTCGCTGATCAGGTGCGTGTGAGTTAAATCccttgctcaaaggcacctCGATGTGAATTGATGGGAGAGGCATGACGACTGTTGTCAGCTGTAGGAATGTAAATCAGGGCGTTGATGGAAAGGAGCATGCGTGCTTAGTCAACTCTTCCCACATACCACTGTAGCACATCTGGCCTGCTTTCTCCCAGCTTACATTACAAAGCAGTTTGTCTTCTTTCTCTGCAGGTGCGCGCGGATATGCCCCGGGTGTCGTGCTCACAAATCATTGTCGCTTGGATAAACCTGGATGTATTGTCAGACAGCAGATAGTATGCCTGCACAGTTGGCACAGATCACGCGATGTGGCACAATATGGCACGCGTAAAGATGGGTCTCTTTGCTCTACTGTGTCTCCCCACGTTTTTCTTCCGCGCCCTCGTGCTctcccacagcagcagcatctaTGAGCGGTCGGCGGTCCCTCGTGCCGTGGTCCGCTCGGTGGCTCGTATGGATGGAGACGTGATTATCGGTGCGCTCTTTTCCGTCCACCACCAGCCTTCTGCGGAGAAGGTAGCTGAGCGGAAGTGCGGGGACGTCCGCGAGCAGTATGGCATCCAAAGGGTGGAGGCCATGTTCCACACATTGGACCGAATCAACGCGGACCCACACCTCCTCCCCAACATCAGCCTGGGCTGTGAGATCCGCGACTCCTGCTGGCACTCCTCTGTGGCCCTAGAGCAGAGCATCGAGTTCATCCGTGACTCCCTCATTTCTATCCGGGATGACAAGGACGGGTCCAAATGGTGCATTGACGGCACCCCGTCTCACCAGCCTCCACCCAGCAAGAAGCCCATCGCTGGAGTGATCGGACCCGGATCCAGCTCTGTGGCTATTCAGGTGCAGAATCTCTTACAGCTGTTCAACATACCGCAGATCGCCTACTCTGCTACCAGCATCGATTTGAGCGACAAGACCCTGTTCAAGTACTTCCTGAGGGTCGTGCCCTCAGACACTCTGCAGGCCCGGGCCATGCTGGACATTGTCAAGCGATACAACTGGACCTATGTGTCTGCGGTGCACACTGAGGGTGAGACTCCTATCACTGACTTCTCTTACTGTCactttactgttgttgttgttgttgttgttgttgttgttgttgttgaagtgGATAACCTTAACGTGTATTATGATAATTTTACTCATGACTTCAATGTTGTCAGTCTTGTGCGTTTTAGAGAGAAACCTGCATTTGTTATAATATGTCAtgctattatttaaaaaatattcaggaTAATTATACACCCCTAAGTTTTAAAATTGATGGAACCTTTTTAGCATTAACAATTTAGATGTCACTttagaaatgttaaataatttcATGGTTAAGTCAGGAGGATGAGGCAGCGATGAAAATGAAACAAGTGTTTCACATTTGCCCAGATTTATTGTTATGAAAATAGATGTCTTATCTCAATATGATCCGTTGCGATAACAGTTTTCAGCTTTTCATACTGTAATGGGCTAGGTTCACAACTGTTTGGGTAAACAGAGTAATTACTGTGAAGTGAATTATGTCCATAGCTTTTTTCCCAATCTGTAGTTTGCACCAAAAACATAGCAAGCTATATTGCGCATCCCCCCCCGTTTTTGGAAATTCCAAATATAGTCAGGTGTTGGCAAGGGGCTTTGAGGTCGCTGTAGTACCCGACCACATAACTAGGTGGCGTCAGCTGTCTGACCTTCAACATGCACGTGGTGCCTAGGCTTGCCCTCTGGGACAAGCAACATGGTTTACTTAAATGCTTTCAGTGTGAGGgataaaagtaaaatactttCAAAAAAATTTGCAGTACAAATGTGTGAGCTTCACTTTAAATTGTGTTGTGTTCTTTTAAATGCACACACTGTTAATACAAATCATTGCACTATAGCTTCAATTTTCTAAGAGACAACAGAGGAGTTTGGAGCTCAGTTTCTGACTGAGACTTCACATTCTAATTTGTGTGATACAACCTTACTCTGACCTTTGACGAGTCATATGTAAAGccacttgtttgttttgctccatCTCTGAAATAGTGTTCACGACTGGCTTTAGCCCATGAGTTTTCTCCTTCTACCACTGTAGACAAGTTACAAATGCAGCGCGTTCCCTTAGCAACAGCTAGGGCTGTGAAATTGTATAAATGACCTTTCCTGATTATCATTAATCGAGTGGGAATACAAAAAGCAGGGTTTTGGTAGTCATTGTCAAATGTGCTGTCAACTAATGCACCCACACCCACCTGTCTCACAGCCTGAAtggaaaaagcaaaataattgGATACCCATATTTCCAGTCACAAATGAAATGAGCCAACATTTCCTCAAAGTACTATTGGAAAACCAACACAGGCGCCCGTTGTGTGCCATAGTGAATGCATTACTGTGATGCCTATTTCAGCTATGGTCTTTACTACTCCATAAAGCCATgccacacacagatggagtATTCGGTCTTCATCACCCATATTAAGGGACACAGCATGGAGGCCCCAAGGAACCCGTACTCTCAATAAGGCAATTGCATAACACATGTTTTCAGATTTCTATGGATTGAGGTACTTTACtaacacacgcgcacgcacacacacacacacacacacacacacacacacacacacacacacacacacacacacacacacacacacacacacacacacacacacacacacacacacacacacacacacacagagacacatgttCAAAGCATGCAAAAGTGATTGGATTGTCTGTGTAATCCAGCTCTCATGCTAAAGAGCTGTGGGTTTTATTATCAATCCAGATCGTGACACAGTAGTCACTGCAGTCttcatggaaataaaagattTGTACTAAAACAGCTTTGCAGGGCTCTTGATTGTGATGGTGTGCAATTAAACGTAGATAGCCATCTTCACCCCTTTTGGCTTTGATTGCAATCAGAAGCCAGACATCTCTGACACTCATTACGAGAGGATCAGAATTTGATGCAATAAAACAACtactggggtgggggggggggggttgtttgcTTTTATGTCACTGTTGGACATTGATTTTCCAACAGTGAAGTAATTAGAAAGTTGAAAGCATTTAGTAATGAAGGCATGTTATTATTgtcacaaaaacactttttccgCTTACAATCAGGAAATAATGCAGACTTTTTTGAGTTAACAATTATTGAGGATGCTATTACCAATGTATTATCCATATTCACAATGTGGatacaatgaaaatacattttagaaggAAGATCAAGTTATGGACAGAATGGTTTCCATCTGGATTCTCAGTGTTTTGTAACAATCCTGTTTCTTCATCACCTATAGGAAACTATGGGGAGAGTGGCATGGAGGCCTTTAAGGAGCTGGCCTCTCTGGAAGGCTTGTGCATCGCCCACTCGGACAAGATTTACAGTAATGCAGGGGAGAAGCACTTTGATCGCCTTTTGAGGAAACTACGGGAACGTCTGCCCAAAGCTCGTGTGGTGGTGTGCTTCTGTGAGGGCATGACTGTCCGAGGTCTCCTGATGGCCATGAGGAGGCTGGGGGTGTTCGGGGAGTTCCTCCTCATCGGCAGGTatggatgtgttgtttttttttcgtACCTTTTGATTCACAGTTGACAGCATCTCTGTGGATGGCAAGAAATCGGTTAACAGGCTGGAAGGCTGCGAGATGCTGTCTTGTCTTCCTGATGTGCATGTCACCAAGGCAACCGAGAAGTATTAGACCACATTCCTATAGCATTGAATAGAAATGTTCTCCGGGGATGAATAATTGGTATTTCTTTCACAGACACAACACTAGAGAAGGAAACAATGCCTCTAGTCTATTCTCTATATTTTAGGCTGTCTctatttagctttttaaagGCAATGCCGGTGATCAAAGCAAAAGACAGCAATACAGTTACTTGTACACGTGAGGACGTCAAGAATCATACATTGTTTTGTGTGATAAAGCCTCCTCTTTGGATATTCACtcaatctttttattttgcattttcatctctttcttgattttctttttcacagtGTTGAGTGACAGCGGCTGTAGCTGGAATCTGAGTCATTACAAAAGGGCAAACCGAGTCGCCTTGCACCCTTAAACAGCGGCACATTACACCATTGAATATCCCTCGAGACATTCACAACCTTGATGCTCCTGTCAGTTCATCCATGCAATACCTTTCCCCCATCATTTCAGAGAGGGGCGAGGTTTTCTGACATTGGTCTGTTGTAGAGGAGTACGTTAATAAGACGGCTAAGGATGACTGAGACTTGTAGCCTAGCTAAGCAGTGTTTGTTGGAGATTAGATAAACACTGCATGAGTGCAGCTCAGAATTCAAGCCATCATCTTCAAACTGGATAAATGTGAGGGAGAAAATACTGAATAGTAGCTTCCGTCATGACTGTATGTTCCTTTATCTTTTGGCGCCTAGTTGTCAATCTCTACTTTTCTTCCTAAAAGGATGTGAATGCAAAAGGTAATTGAGTAATGAAGACTCATAGGCTCTTGACTTCTGAAAATAGAAGCATAATCTGAAGATATTTGAAgatgctttgttttaattttcagatttttataTTAAGATGTTTCCCTGTTGACGTTTAAATAAGATAGACGTGTAAATACTCACTGAGCATTACATGTGTATGAATCTGCAGCCAAAAACTGTTCCCCAACAAGTGCGCTGTTTTACACCTATTCTTtccctgatttaaaaaaagcctcTAGGCTTCAGGCTGAGAGCCACAGGCAGTATAAAGATGTCGCATAGAGATATGGTTTAACACTGTATTGGTTTTGGTATTTTCATGGGATCTGTTAACAGTAGCAAAACTGCAGAAACCCTCAAAAGTGTCTGGATGAATAACTACTGCATCTAATATATCATTTAGTACACCTTGTTGCATTTACTTgtgtgtacttctacttacaCACATACAATTATACAGTCGAACGAACACTCTTCTTTTGGAAGGCGCTGaaggatttgtttattttcattaccATTATCCTTGAGGAAGCCTTTCCTATGTCCTGTAATAAATCCCAGTGGGAGaaataaagaggagaaaagTGCGTCTCTTACCAGCCTCTGTTTATGTTGTATGTGTTATATTCTATGCATATTTAAGTTCTTGGCAGGGTAAACCACTCTTTCTTTTCAGATGGAGAACATGCCTTTTAAATTATCCATTATAATGACACTCTAGGGTTACATTCCTTTCCATATCTCTCCTTTAGCTTTTTTCCTCCATAGGAGACGGTAAAGTGGGTCTTTTTTTAGCTTTTGTGGAAGTCTCCATGGGCGTAAGAAATGCTTCTGggtcagggagagagaaaagaaagatgaGAAGTAAGAGAAAGAGATAAGGAGATAGACAGAGTCTGCAAAAATTACGGAGAGGAAGTCTGGGCCAACACAGATGCTaagccatgtgtgtgtttcccggCATGAAGTGATCAACTGAATGAAGCTGTCAGACGCATATTATCTCATCAAAGGGGAGCTTGCTTTCTTAATTCATGCTTTCACCTCTAAATAAGCCTCTt
The sequence above is drawn from the Eleginops maclovinus isolate JMC-PN-2008 ecotype Puerto Natales chromosome 15, JC_Emac_rtc_rv5, whole genome shotgun sequence genome and encodes:
- the LOC134877379 gene encoding F-box only protein 30-like isoform X1 — translated: MEEDHVHCMSCFNQRCNFRTQPDISCDLMSCALVCGAVFHSCKVDEHHLMCPLMRVPCLNRNYGCPANLVRNQMYAHLEVCPAGVVCCTMEWNRWPVSCLDYTSYESLSRGVEEVEQLDMALALQDQRTLLESLKVIAMAPTAEGEQLVPVSKENRETGSSLPTSAPEASKSSSSHHPQPSPSDLAKERIASGINGLNEEHFSKLYEATVETARSLAAALDFVSNATSVDSSTECVNSGAATQMSTLSNNCDPKNELEIKTPVAADGLTKKDMEVLSVCSSCLIGNGALNGTDPNILKTANRPLSGAMEAFPVEVQDDLNAGVSQDPVLPQMASPLHVRQGVAQRAGHVVLEDRGLALLENHGHDHKFHNYNFYRGQGQCSLPNGRIGYFPDRSLYRLRPKMEDKAVDTSDLVQDEDPMGLGEIDLITAALFFCLEESRECRRISDKVYVDGYRVDFGTQTFTFPAAILVTNTRVGDIASASACDHAAPQLSYPSPFRTLRLCLVLEALEVEAVPHNRYLPRNPRYQHMFPFVCGQSLRRDQFSSHFINVHGDIHAGLNGWMEHRCPLAYYGCTFSQRRFYPSTQGAKVVHDRHLRSFGVQPCPGANIPVDFHSDQLSGLPIEILWHIAGFLDSFSLCQLSLVSRTMREVCASLLQTRGIVELQWERRRCPGTPGTVSWQIKNRQVWRFSTAFSPVSSWGFNDLPSMSNHLKKCHYNTAEHKTEPVPLPAMCTARDGQSLRRVLRHINS
- the LOC134877379 gene encoding F-box only protein 30-like isoform X2 codes for the protein MEEDHVHCMSCFNQRCNFRTQPDISCDLMSCALVCGAVFHSCKVDEHHLMCPLMRVPCLNRNYGCPANLVRNQMYAHLEVCPAGVVCCTMEWNRWPVSCLDYTSYESLSRGVEEVEQLDMALALQDQRTLLESLKVIAMAPTAEGEQLVPVSKENRETGSSLPTSAPEASKSSSSHHPQPSPSDLAKERIASGINGLNEEHFSKLYEATVETARSLAAALDFVSNATSVDSSTECVNSGAATQMSTLSNNCDPKNELEIKTPVAADGLTKKDMEVLSVCSSCLIGNGALNGTDPNILKTANRPLSGAMEAFPVEVQDDLNAGVSQDPVLPQMASPLHVRQGVAQRAGHVVLEDRGLALLENHGHDHKFHNYNFYRGQGQCSLPNGRIGYFPDRSLYRLRPKMEDKAVDTSDLVQDEDPMGLGEIDLITAALFFCLEESRECRRISDKVYVDGYRVDFGTQTFTFPAAILVTNTRVGDIASASACDHAAPQLSYPSPFRTLRLCLVLEALEVEAVPHNRYLPRNPRYQHMFPFVCGQSLRRDQFSSHFINVHGDIHAGLNGWMEHRCPLAYYGCTFSQRRFYPSTQGAKVVHDRHLRSFGVQPCPGANIPVDFHSDQLSGLPIEILWHIAGFLDSFSLCQLSLVSRTMREVCASLLQTRGIVELQWERRRCPGTPGTVSWQIKNRVWRFSTAFSPVSSWGFNDLPSMSNHLKKCHYNTAEHKTEPVPLPAMCTARDGQSLRRVLRHINS